Proteins co-encoded in one Podospora pseudoanserina strain CBS 124.78 chromosome 7 map unlocalized CBS124.78p_7, whole genome shotgun sequence genomic window:
- the SWC5 gene encoding swr complex subunit (EggNog:ENOG503P2Q7; COG:K) has translation MAPPEVDPLEEEYVSEEDSDFAPEDDNAPAAEESSASADEDEDAIAKPTAKRKRPAGGDAAEDAGFENSGDEAIISKGLKKKKRRQTKEDAEDEGGEGGLIRTRAQRAVEKAEKRAAVSTGPVTIDVDALWAQMTSEAAAPQPPSPPPSQEEKQQEKEAGKSSKETAAEKDLIKIKRTYNFAGKVHTEEKLVHRESAEAKLYLAEQAGRTDTTESEEPTRKLKKAFRSVFEPVMPIDPATGQRRSDLNLGVASRLKAREAAAAKAKKLNTVEKSRMDWAGFVDKEGIKDELELAGKSKDSYAARQDFLARSEALREEEARRARMAGKV, from the exons ATGGCGCCTCCGGAAGTAGACCCTCTCGAAGAGGAGTATGTTTCAGAAGAAGACTCCGACTTTGCCCCCGAAGACGATAACgcgccagcagcagaggaaTCTTCAGCTTCTgccgatgaagatgaagacgcGATTGCGAAACCGACCGCGAAACGAAAACGCCCTGCCGGTGGCGATGCAGCAGAAGATGCCGGTTTCGAAAACTCGGGCGATGAAGCTATAATATCCAAGGGtctcaaaaagaaaaagaggagacaaacaaaagaagatgccgaggacgaaggaggcgagggcggGCTCATCAGGACCAGAGCCCAGCGTGCGGTAGA AAAAGCAGAAAAAAGAGCGGCCGTCTCCACCGGCCCGGTAACCATCGACGTCGATGCCCTCTGGGCGCAAATGACCAGCGAGGCCGCCgcaccccaaccaccatcaccaccaccatcacaagaagaaaagcaacaggaaaaagaagcaggAAAATCATCTAAGGAAACGGCCGCGGAAAAAGACCTCATCAAAATCAAACGCACGTATAATTTTGCCGGCAAGGTCCACACAGAAGAGAAACTCGTCCATCGAGAATCAGCAGAGGCAAAACTCTACCTCGCCGAACAGGCCGGGAGGACAGACACGACCGAATCAGAAGAACCGACCCGAAAACTCAAAAAGGCTTTCCGGTCCGTGTTTGAGCCGGTGATGCCGATTGATCCGGCGACGGGTCAGAGGAGAAGCGATCTTAACTTGGGGGTGGCATCTAGGCTCAAGGCAAGAGAGGCTGCTgcggccaaggccaagaagttGAATACTGTCGAGAAGAGCAGGATGGACTGGGCTGGGTTTGTGGATAAGGAGGGGATCAAGGATGAACTGGAGCTGGCGGGGAAGAGCAAGGACTCTTATGCGGCCAGACAGGACTTTTTGGCGAGGAGcgaggcgttgagggaggaggaggcaaggagggcgaggatggctGGGAAGGTTTAA
- a CDS encoding uncharacterized protein (EggNog:ENOG503P20V; COG:Q): MSTSTKPIALVVGASRGIGRQVAIDLAKAGYHVIVSAKSTTPLSSLTTLSPFPPDPNSPQSTITTVALEITQLGLSATAIPVDTTSQTSIENLIHDIITSHKRLDVLIYNTGAIHWGPLSTTPLKKFLLLQSVNPTGLYITLHHSLPHLKSSPLGGRIIVVSPPIYSRFFRGKTAYAIGKVGMSVLVKGLAMDFDREALPLPDKNRQKGMAITGIWPAVAIESAATEQFTRRDQEYKRDLRKPTIFSDAILAILDAPAERVNGELLLDEDFLREERGVTDFGKYSLIPGANPKRIMPEVLPDLRVKEQDDEGMRIDSSKL; the protein is encoded by the exons ATGTCAACATCGACCAAGCCCATAGCCCTCGTAGTAGGCGCTTCAAGGGGCATAGGCCGTCAAGTAGCCATCGACCTCGCCAAAGCTGGCTACCATG tcATCGTCTCCGCAaaatcaacaacccccctctcctccctcaccaccctctcgcccttcccccccgaccccaactcccctcaatcaaccatcaccaccgtcgccctCGAGATAACCCAGCTCGGCCTCTCCGCAACCGCGATCCCAGTCGAcacaacctcccaaacctccaTCGAGAATCTCATTCACGATATCATCACT TCCCACAAAAGACTCGACGTCCTAATCTACAACACCGGCGCCATTCACTGGggccccctctccaccacccccctcaaaaaattcctcctcctccaatccGTCAACCCAACCGGCCTCTacatcaccctccaccactccctcccccacctcaaatcctcccccctcggcgGCCGGATAATCGTCGTCTCCCCGCCAATCTACTCCCGCTTCTTCCGCGGAAAAACCGCCTACGCAATCGGCAAAGTGGGCATGTCCGTCCTTGTCAAAGGCCTAGCAATGGACTTCGACCGAGAAGCCCTCCCGCTCCCTGACAAAAACCGCCAAAAAGGTATGGCCATCACCGGCATCTGGCCCGCCGTCGCCATCGAATCCGCCGCGACAGAACAGTTCACACGACGCGACCAAGAGTATAAACGGGATTTGAGAAAGCCTACTATTTTCTCTGACGCCATATTGGCAATCTTGGACGCgccggcggagagggtgaatGGGGAGTTGTTACTTGATGAGGATTTCTTAcgggaggaaaggggtgTGACGGATTTTGGAAAGTACTCTCTGATACCGGGGGCGAACCCAAAGAGGATTATGCCAGAGGTGTTGCCTGATTTAAGGGTCAAGGagcaggatgatgaggggatgaggattGATAGTTCCAAGCTTTGA
- a CDS encoding uncharacterized protein (COG:H; EggNog:ENOG503P219) has protein sequence MGGKIDCYLDIASLYSYLAYLDLLRNRPILASHGVTVEFHPTFLGALNQATGNKPPWTLPAKAAHGPFDAARSIARQGTYPNGSPLNITFPENLFINGKTILPLRALHCIKSKFPPETFDQTLLYLFHIFWSPPNLNLTVPENLKSTLLAVPEGFSGPTANDVKKKKLFSAEQVEEIMKGAQAEEFKGKLKKTTDEALEKGAFGAPWIWATNDKGEGEPFFGSDRFHFVYKHLGLPYRDVEVLANGDDPKWGKLWRKENGAKL, from the exons ATGGGCGGTAAAATCGACTGCTACCTTGACATAG CTTCATTATACTCCTACCTCGCATACCtagacctcctccgcaaccgccccatcctcgcctcccacGGTGTAACCGTCGA atTCCACCCAACCTTCCTCGGCGCCCTCAACCAAGCAACAGGCAACAAACCCCCCTGgaccctccccgccaaagccgccCACGGCCCCTTCGACGCAGCCCGCTCCATCGCCCGCCAGGGCACCTACCCCAACGGCAGtcccctcaacatcaccttCCCGGAAAACCTCTTTATAAACGGGAAAACCATCCTTCCCCTTCGTGCCCTGCACTGCATCAAGTCCAAGTTTCCCCCAGAAACCTTCGACCAAACCCTCCTTTACCTCTTCCACATCTTTTGGTCACCTCCCAATCTCAACCTTACTGTCCCTGAAAACCTCAAGTCAACGCTGTTGGCTGTGCCGGAGGGGTTCTCCGGTCCTACGGCGAATgatgtcaagaagaagaagttgttCAGTGCGgagcaggtggaggagattaTGAAGGGGGCTCAAGCAGAAGAATTTAAAgggaagctgaagaagacgacTGACGAGgcgttggagaagggggcttTTGGGGCGCCGTGGATATGGGCTACGAATGacaaaggggagggggagcccTTTTTTGGGAGTGATAGGTTCCATTTTGTTTACAAGCATTTGGGGTTGCCGTATAGGGATGTGGAGGTTTTGGCTAATGGGGATGATCCGAAGTGGGGGAAGCtttggaggaaggagaaTGGGGCGAAGTTGTAg